The segment TATATACATAAATGAGAAGTGTATATTTGTTTGTCTGAAATCAAGGCTTCACTGTTTCGGTGGTAAATCAGACCCGAATATATCTGTAAGATGAATGTGTGTCTTGCCACTATGGGTAACTAGCATAGCTGGGACTAAAGGGCTTAATGAATGACATATTGCAAATGAAAGTGAACCAGTAGGATGATTTATGGTCCTTACTCAGCACTTGTGTACAGTGTATGCATGTGCTTGTGGTGTGCCGAGCTGACTGTGCATCTTTTATTTCCAgcaaaagaagcagcagcagcagcagctagaGGAATAAACTCCCTGTCACTGAAATGATGCAGAGTATTTATCAAAGGCTTTTTCACGAGTTCTGGACTGACGCAGTATATATATTTGactatttttaaatgaagagcTACTGTATGAAGAAGATTtgacattattttaacatatgACCATTTGGAAAATGGTTGAAGAGACACCAATGGAGAGGGGTTGCGTATATTTTGGCATGGAACGATTGCCTTGTTGATCCTTCCAGGAAGTACAGTTACTATTGAGATGGGTCTTCATGTACACTTGGAATGAACCCTGTCTAACCTATGAGCTTGTACATGATATTAATAATGCTTAGACTTATCACTGTACAAGTCCAACTTTGTTAACTGAGCTTTGCCACTATGTTTTTCTTTGAGATCCTTCATTGTATATAACTGattcatgaaaatatttcagattaatatgatgaaaccagtaaaatgtgtgtgttccatttctttatttgcttcATTCCCCTATGAAAATACCGCCATGAGATTTGGAGCAGGCTTTTCTAAACTCACTTTCAAagttaatgaataataatactGGAATGAGGGAAGAAAATAATTATATGACCCcacaataaacaaaatcaatttaccacaaattcacacaaaaacattttacaacctccagaaataaatgtaaagtaaCATGACACTATAGTCGTCTTTAACTTTTCCAAATGGAATATATTTGTACTTTTAATATAACTCTAAGGAAACTATGTCAAATGTCCTCCTGTGTATATCAGTATGTTGATGCCCATAAGAATGAGGTTAATTACCAGTCAGTACTCTTTAAATCGATGGCGGAAGAGGTATTTAGGTTAATATAAACAAAACAGCgaaatgttgtttttgaaatatcCCACTAAAAAGAAGTGTCCCTTTCAAAGTATCACATCAGCACCATTACATAATAtcaaatgaatttcattttgactttacAGCTTGAGGAAGCTGAGCTGATTCTAACTGCCTTATAACCTCTTTGTTAAATCTGTCATGATGAATCACATATTGTATAAATTGATGTCAAATTAGATTTACTTTATCAATCCAAATTATGAAGGAGCAAGATGGTATACAACTGTATGTAGGCGCGGTCATGACTTTAATCTGTAGTAACAGTATATAAGACTTTATCTGTATGTTCTCACAAAGAACgactttattttaatgttgtcaCACACTGTGGTCTTTGTTAATCAGTGTAAACACGACCCTCTCTAAGTGCGTCGCACCAGACGATCGTGTTTTTTCCAGACTCGGTGCTGTCAGAGAGACTGCGCCGGGTCCACAGTCCGACCACCGGGGGGCGGGAACGTCCTCCATCCGCTGGATGGAGGGCATGGCGAGGAAGACGCCGCGCCCTGATTGGTGGAAAGTTTCGTGGCTCTTCTGGTCGGGAGGAGGAAGTTTGTGGTGCGGAGCGCGAACTGCAGGAGGAGTTCAGATTTTTCCGTGACAGCTGCAGGAGCCTGCTTTCGCCACGGTGAGTCAGCCGACCGGTctaaatgacacaaacaaacaaatgtacacaaaaaaaagaaagaattcatGTCTGTGCTGGCGACCGGAGGTCGGTTTGCCttaaaatttagaaaaatgtgtttacccGCTTGTTCACGGCAGCACACACCTGCCGGTGAAGTCTTCTGGACAAAACCAAAGCCAGGAATGATCCCCATTATATGATACGTGAATATTTCTACACTTGTTTACTTTCattctcagctttttttttttgtttgtttttttgctcagtGTACTGTAGAAGCTTTACTCAGTCTGTTTCCAGACCGAGGGGCTCAGCTAATCGGAGCGGCTTCAGAAACACGTGACAGCTGCTCAGCTAACAGATAACCGTATCTCCTCAGTCCTCTGCTTGTGCCTCTGCATAATGGTTCAAAGTTCAGGTGATGACAGCAGGTCATCCAACAGTTGCAACACTGCTGCTGCCGGCCTGGCCTTGTTACATTGGAGTATAATAACaaatctgtctgtcagcagcacttattgcttctttcttttcaacacCATGTCATGCTAACATATCATGATTGAGGGAAAAATTGTAATGCTTTTTTCATTACTCTAATTCTTGTCTAATCTCTGAGTCACgatattttttccttccttcagaTCTTCACTTTTTGTGACCCGAAAATCAACAATCATGTCTCCAATGAACGGCCAAAGTGTGAGCAAAGAAACGTGGGAATCGCACAACAAGATGATGGGGGAGCCTCTGGTCATCAACGACTCTGAGGTTTGTTTTCAGGGAATTTTTAAAGGTTGATCACGTCCATAAACTGGAAACACCAATGTTAATACCTATTTAAAAGTAAAGCTTTTAAGCACACTTAGAACTGCAGCTGATTATTGTTTGCAAtgataattattaaaattattatgaCTCTAGTAGGTCagggtgtgagtggttgttggtctctgtgtgttggccctgcgatggattGGCAACCTGTCCATGGTATACCCCGCCCTGGCTGAGAGTTatttgggattggctccatcacctcctgtgacccggaaatgggaaagcggtagaagatggatggatagcattaatttttattattattattattattattattattgttattttaaggCCTGTTGCTCACTGTTTCTGAATGCACATGCAGACAAACTTAACGTCAAAAAGGGTTGGTATGTTGATCAATACTGAATTTGGGATGGTTGTCAGCATGAATCTCAGccaatgaattttaatttaatttctatttatttttttctattgagATTCTCCAATCTTGtagagttttctttttttttttttttttgtttgtttttcttttttgggtttggtgtgtgtgtgctcaacCACTTCACCTTATTCTAACAGGGACACTTGCTTTTGAACATGGACTGTTTATGATGTTtcctgagaaaaacaaaatgattctGTTGGTAAgtgttcaaaaaataaaacagatttattaaTGCTTACTGGCTGTCGCCCAGAAGGTGCTTGTTATAATGTTATGATCGTGGATCTGGACTCTGAGGATAACTTGTTTTTCTATAACAAACTTGATAACATGTTAATGCAGTGGCAGTGGCAAATAGCTTGGGttttatatttgatttgatgacTTAGTAGACACTAACCACTTagacatagtggttagtgctgctgcatCCCAACAAGAAGGTAGCATGTTCGGTTCCTTGGCTTGGGGCCTTTTTccgtggagtttgcatgctctaCTTGTCCTTTCGGtttactccagcttcctcccaacgtctaaaaacatgcatgttttggtttGGTGACTCTATtttgtccataggtctgattgtgagtggttgttcaaactgtccagggtgtaccctgctcttgcccaatgtgagctgagatttgCTTCAGCGCTTTTGCACTTTTGCTTATATAGtagtgattttaaaataaaagtgcacaatacaattaattatatatatatatatatatattatatatatataatatatatatatatatatatatatataatgaatttagttttttattgtattttttatttttttgccagcAACAAGTTTGTGTTACAAATTGTTATCTTACCCctaaatgacacacacactttttgtttatttgtttttaaggtGTTCTCCatcataaaaaaagagaagcaccGGCAGATCTATGGTCTGGAGCTGATAGCGTCAGAGAACTTTGCCAGTAGAGCTGTTCTTGAGGCTCTGGGTTCCTGCATGAACAACAAGTACTCTGAGGGATATCCTGGACAGAGGTACAGGAATTTAACAAGTGTCGATCTCTGTGACATGTATCAATGTTTGAATCTATCTTAAGTCTTTCACAATGAATATGTGTCAGGTACTATGGTGGTACAGAGCATGTTGATGAGCTAGAGACACTCTGTCAGAAGAGAGCACTAGAAGTCTATGGGCTGGACTCAGGGAAATGGGGTGTCAACGTGCAGCCATACTCAGGTATTGCATACTGATTTTGAAATACAAAAAGGACTTAATGTTTGGTGTGGAGCCTGAATCATGCAATCTATCCATCAAACTGcttgctttttccatttcctctcaTCATCTTCACCCTCAATAACTCTCTGATTTGTCACACTGGTGCTCTCCGTTAGGTTCTCCTGCAAACTTTGCCATCTACACTGCCATTGTGGAGCCCCATGGCAGGATCATGGGACTGGATCTTCCTGATGGAGGTCACTTGACTCATGGTTTcatgacagagaagaagaaaatctcaGCAACATCCATCTTCTTTGAGTCAATGCCGTATAAGGTAGAAAGCTGCCATATGTGCTTTGTCAGCACACAGAAACTATATATAAGTTGACGAAAGACAAAATGCTCAACATTTAATTAAGTAACTGCTTCAGACTACAGACTTCAATAATGATTGGTAAATAGTGGCAATGGCAGTAGTGCAGATACACTCAAAGAATATTCTTAATTAATTTACACATGAAGGACAGCACAGTGGAAAagtggtttgtgctgttgccccacaacaagaaggttgcacGTTCCGTTCCcagcctgggccctttctgtgtggagtttgcatgttgtccccgtgcctgcgtgggtttcctcccaccgtccaaagacatcatatttgggttaattggtgactctaaattgcctttaggtctgagtgtgagtggttgttggtctctgtctgtatgttggccctgcgatgaattggtgacctgtccagggtgtaccctgccctcactcagtgtgagctgggattggctccaacaacccctgcaacctggaaatggataagcagtagaagataaatgaatgaatttacacATGTACAAAATTTAcacttatttaaaaatgaaagtttttattaaattattttcaaaaatgtaacaatttcaaatgaaagtaTGCAAATGAATAACTTTGTGGCCAAAGTACAATTCTTTTGATATTTAGTATTGCATTGATGTTGAATTGTTATTGTGTCTTTACTATGACAATATTTACTGTTTGCATTGTTTCTAGGTGAATCCAGAGACTGGATACATTGACTATGACAGACTGCAAGAAAATGCACGACTCTTCCACCCAAGACTCATCATTGCAGGTCCTTAAACTGACACTTTTAAAGACAATCGTTTTACAAATAACATGGTGCTATTTATCCAGAGAAGATGAAAAACATCATATTAATATCTTTATTGTTTTCCTCTTCAGGAACAAGCTGCTATTCCCGTAACCTTGACTATGCCCGCATGAAGCAGATTGCTAATGAGAACGGTGCATATCTGATGGCAGACATGGCTCACGTCAGCGGTCTTGTGGCTGCCGGAGTGGTGCCGTCACCCTTTGAGTACTGTGACATTGTttccacaacaacacacaaaacactgcgTGGCTGCCGTGCTGGACTTGTATTCTACAGGAAAGGTAGAAACTGAATTGACCCTTATCAAAACATACTCATCCTTAGCAGTGCAGGTGCATGACTCTCCCTGTTTTCTGTCGGCCTCCCTGCCAATTACTGTCTGAAAGAAGGgcataaaacaaatcaatactTGACTCTGGCTTTACTAGTGCCTAACATACTGTATATCTaaattttctcctgtttgtctttgctttcttcCTCCAGGTGTGCGCAGTGTGGATGCTAAGGGGAAGGAGACTTTGTACAATTTGGAGTCTTTGATCAATCAAGCTGTGTTTCCTGGGCTGCAGGGAGGACCACACAACCATGCCATTGCAGGTATCCCTCTAttatcatttttctgtttctgacttTGAGTTTTCTATTAACAGCCATGGCAGGTATGTCAGCATCAATcttatgtctgtctgtggctgCCTGTCCCCAGGTGTTGCTGTTGCTCTCAAACAAGCCATGACAATGGAGTTCAAAGCCTACCAGATGCAGGTTCTTGCTAACTGTAAAGCTCTGTCTGCTGCGCTTATTGACTACGGCTACAAAATTGTCACAGGTGAGAGACATGGAGCCTCTTTACAGACATAAACGTGACCAGTCTATAGCTGTATTTGACATTGCATTTGTCACAGCGCAAGTAAAATAGGACAATAACAAAGATTATCTTTCTCCTTAGATTGGGATGGATAATGTATAATGACTTACAAATAATATGGTAGTTTCATAGGCATTTTAGTTTCATTGTTTCTGTAGGAGTTTACAGGTCCCAGATCAGACTGATAACTTCAACAGTGATCAACAATAAATCCTTTGAAATGTGAGATCATTTTCCTTTGAATTATGCAGCAAGTCTCTCATAATTATGAGATAAAGACCATTGTTGGCTGTCTTGTAATTACAATATGCTATCTAGTAATTATGATGCCTTGAAGTCATACTTATAATTAcaaaagtgttttctgtttgaggCATTCAGTCTGcctcatttcctttgaaaataaTGCTCCTGCCTCACTTGTCTTTTGTGTGATCTCTGACAGTAGATCTTTGAAAGCTTTGTGTGATACGTTGTGTCCTAATGTTTTTTACCTTTTCCTGTCTAGGCGGCTCTGACAACCATCTGATCCTGCTGGATCTGCGCAGCAAGGGAACCGATGGAGGCCGTGCTGAGAAGGTTCTGGAAGCCTGTGCCATTGCTTGCAATAAGAATACCTGCCcaggtagtgtgtgtgtctgtgtaacaGACCCCGGCTTGAGGTctgtagacagattaaatttgttctgcaaagaacagaaaaatgatgagacaggcaACAGGTAATGTGATTCCTTCGCTCGCTTCTGTTGCACTGAAGGCGAGAGTTGAATACCAGCCTCATCAAACCGACTCACTACAGAGGTGATGCCCCTTGTGGCGAAAACTAGAAATTGACTCCAAATATCCATTACCTACTAACTGAAAAAAggctctgctgtcacaataaacacatcgaaactgaaacaattaaaccATATAATGTGATCTCGCATTCATGGGTGTCTGCTAATGACAATTAGCCAGACAATTATACATGCAGCATTGTTTACATGAGATTATGAGCCATTTGTGAATGCCATTCTTAATTTTCCACATATGTCTGTTTGCTTAGGGGATAAGAGTGCTCTGCACCCAAGTGGTCTAAGGTTTGGCTCTCCAGCTCTGACCTCAAGAGGCTTGGTGGAGGAGGACTTCAAGAAAGTCGCTGGGTTCATTCACAGAGGTAAGCTATAATAGATTACGTTGAACTGGATATTATGAGCAGCAAAATGATGACACCGCCCTCCCCTCCCAAATTAAAAGGAACATGCGTTTACAGTAATGAAATTTCTGTGCCTGCAGGTATTGAGTTGACCTTGGAAGTGCATAGGAATCTGGATCCTAAGGCCACTTTGAAGGAGTTCATTCAAGCTCTGTCCCAGGGAGAGAATTTCCAGGAACGCATAAGAGAGATCAGAGCAGAGGTGGAGGCTTTTGCTGGTCAGTTCCCAATGCCTGGCCTACCTGAATTATAGAGAGGAACAGTTCAGCGCCAAAGCCCTCTGGCATTATGATCGAAACATAATGCTAATTTTGATGGAGTTATGTTTCATGTGTATAGTTGAGCGAATGCCTGCTGAATGTGTCCCTCTTCAGACTAGTCTTAATTATTCAGATAATTTTTCGTCCTGTACTGTAGACTCAGTGTCAATTACTATTAAATTTaagcttactttttttttttagaaaacttGATTTCTTTAGTTATATTTCAAATTCCAGTTTTGTAGCAGTCTTTCCAGCACAAAGCATGACCACTAGTTTGTACATAAGCATCCTGTATCTTGAACCATTATCCATTTGAtggataataaaaataatttgtttaagTCAATTAAACTAACCATGATGAACGAAACAACAGCCTCCAAGCATGATCAATTTTCAATACTtattacttacttacttatAGGTCCTGTATTTTATAAAGGAATATTTCTATGTGTTTTTCATAATGAAGCACATCGAGCTATTATATTAATACTTTGAAAGTATCAAAGTGCTCAGTCTACCGGGAATACTATATACACTGCTGCTATGCAAAAATTTGGCTTTAAAATGAGCCTTatggactttgtgatgtcacagctaggccctgtgatggactggtgacctgtccagggtgtactctgccctcacccagtgtgagctgagattggctccagcatcacTCACGACCTGGAAACACATAAGCAGcagataatgaatgaatgcattatGTCACAACTATCGTCACCAACTGAAGCTATGTTCT is part of the Echeneis naucrates chromosome 8, fEcheNa1.1, whole genome shotgun sequence genome and harbors:
- the shmt1 gene encoding serine hydroxymethyltransferase, cytosolic isoform X1, with amino-acid sequence MSPMNGQSVSKETWESHNKMMGEPLVINDSEVFSIIKKEKHRQIYGLELIASENFASRAVLEALGSCMNNKYSEGYPGQRYYGGTEHVDELETLCQKRALEVYGLDSGKWGVNVQPYSGSPANFAIYTAIVEPHGRIMGLDLPDGGHLTHGFMTEKKKISATSIFFESMPYKVNPETGYIDYDRLQENARLFHPRLIIAGTSCYSRNLDYARMKQIANENGAYLMADMAHVSGLVAAGVVPSPFEYCDIVSTTTHKTLRGCRAGLVFYRKGVRSVDAKGKETLYNLESLINQAVFPGLQGGPHNHAIAGVAVALKQAMTMEFKAYQMQVLANCKALSAALIDYGYKIVTGGSDNHLILLDLRSKGTDGGRAEKVLEACAIACNKNTCPGDKSALHPSGLRFGSPALTSRGLVEEDFKKVAGFIHRGIELTLEVHRNLDPKATLKEFIQALSQGENFQERIREIRAEVEAFAGQFPMPGLPEL
- the shmt1 gene encoding serine hydroxymethyltransferase, cytosolic isoform X2; the protein is MMFPEKNKMILLVFSIIKKEKHRQIYGLELIASENFASRAVLEALGSCMNNKYSEGYPGQRYYGGTEHVDELETLCQKRALEVYGLDSGKWGVNVQPYSGSPANFAIYTAIVEPHGRIMGLDLPDGGHLTHGFMTEKKKISATSIFFESMPYKVNPETGYIDYDRLQENARLFHPRLIIAGTSCYSRNLDYARMKQIANENGAYLMADMAHVSGLVAAGVVPSPFEYCDIVSTTTHKTLRGCRAGLVFYRKGVRSVDAKGKETLYNLESLINQAVFPGLQGGPHNHAIAGVAVALKQAMTMEFKAYQMQVLANCKALSAALIDYGYKIVTGGSDNHLILLDLRSKGTDGGRAEKVLEACAIACNKNTCPGDKSALHPSGLRFGSPALTSRGLVEEDFKKVAGFIHRGIELTLEVHRNLDPKATLKEFIQALSQGENFQERIREIRAEVEAFAGQFPMPGLPEL